A DNA window from Desulforegula conservatrix Mb1Pa contains the following coding sequences:
- a CDS encoding N-acetyltransferase, which produces MAYVTLTKSNIDSEHICCAFSDKKCSEGYARKKQWLTKEFEKGYVFKRLDERAKVFIEYGPAEKAWLPITAPNYINLGCFWVSGKYKGNGHGKALLQEAVEAAKSQDKEGLVSVVGTKKYHFMSDTKWLLGEGFEICETVPSGFSLVSMDFNKTSNRPQFNDSVKNGECPVKNGIAVYYSNRCPYSEYHVRESLTETAAKRNLSLSVIKLETMDQAQSAPTPCTIFSMFINGQFVTTDISVCMDSRFDKIVGKV; this is translated from the coding sequence GACAAGAAGTGTTCGGAAGGCTATGCACGCAAGAAGCAATGGCTTACAAAAGAATTTGAAAAAGGCTACGTATTTAAAAGGCTTGATGAGCGTGCGAAGGTATTCATTGAGTATGGCCCTGCAGAAAAGGCATGGTTACCGATTACAGCTCCAAACTACATCAATCTCGGCTGTTTCTGGGTTTCAGGCAAATATAAAGGCAATGGTCACGGCAAAGCTTTGTTACAAGAGGCTGTCGAAGCAGCCAAAAGCCAAGATAAAGAAGGTCTTGTATCTGTGGTTGGGACAAAAAAATATCACTTTATGAGTGATACCAAATGGTTGTTAGGGGAAGGTTTTGAAATTTGCGAAACAGTACCATCTGGTTTCAGCCTCGTATCAATGGACTTTAATAAAACAAGCAACAGACCACAATTTAATGATTCGGTCAAAAATGGTGAATGTCCAGTAAAGAACGGCATCGCTGTCTACTATTCGAACAGGTGCCCATATTCGGAATATCATGTCAGAGAATCTTTAACTGAAACCGCTGCCAAGCGGAATCTGTCGCTAAGCGTAATCAAGCTTGAGACAATGGATCAAGCTCAATCTGCTCCGACACCATGCACAATTTTCAGCATGTTTATAAACGGCCAGTTCGTGACAACAGATATCAGTGTTTGCATGGATAGCAGATTTGATAAAATAGTCGGGAAGGTATAA